TCCAATGGAGAGCTGAAGAACTCGGGCCTCATACCTCTGCCTGACGAGCCTTATGGAGTAGCTATGAACCATAAGTCCACCGACCTCAAGGCATTAGTCGATAGGGTTATCGACGAGATGATGGCGAACGGGGAGATGGCAGCGCTAAGAGCCAAGTGGGGCCTGTGAGGCCCCTAAAAACCTCTTTTATTTATATTTAATATAATAGCAGGTCATATTATGACGTTCAGAGACACGCTTAACCAGCGAAAAGAGATCGTAAACAAGATTGGTGTTGCAATTGTCATCATTCTTCTATTCGCCATAATGCTTCAATCGCAGACCAATGCGAAGTTTGCGAATCAATATCTGAATGCAACAATTGTGACCGTTGAGATAAGCCTGGTCTCGATCGCCATGGGTCTCGGCATCGGCATAGTCATGGGGCTGGGGCGCATCTCGAAAAATTTTATTGCTAGAGGGATAGCAACAATCTACATCGAAATTCTCAGAGGGACGCCGCTACTCATTCAGATATTCATTCTCTACTACGGTGTCGCTTCGTTCCATATTCTCTTCAATCCCTTTGTGGCCGGTGCCTTAGCTCTGGGGCTTAATAGTGGGGCCTATCAGGCTGAGATCATCCGAGGAGGAATTCAATCAATACCCACTGGCCAGATGGAAGCTGCTAGATCTTCCGGGTTGTCGTATCTCCAGGCCATGCGCTACGTAATTTTACCACAGGGGTTCCGGTTGATTATTCCCCCCATGACCAATGAATACGTCACTGTGATCAAGGATTCATCGCTGGCCTACACGATCGGAGTAATGGAAATCACTTACTGGTCGTCAAGGATCATCCCGCAAACCTTCGATACTTTCACTATCCTGTTGTTCGCGGCTCTGATCTACTTCACCCTGACCTTTTCGACCTCGACCATCATGAGGCTGGTGGAGAGAAAATTCCGTATACCTGGGTACATGGGGGCCTAATCAATGGTCACTCCTTTGATTGAAATGAAGAACATCCAGAAGAGCTTCGGAACGAACCACGTCCTCAAGGGCATATCGTTCAAGGTGATGCCCGGCGAGGTCGTGGCGATCATCGGCCCCTCTGGCAGTGGAAAAAGCACCCTGCTGAGGTGCATCAACCGACTGAATGAGCCCGACTCCGGTGACATCCTTTTCGATGGCTATACCATCATGGAGAAGGACATAGACATCGACCTTGTCCGCTCCCAGATGACCATGGTATTTCAGGGGTTCAACCTGTTCATGCACCTCACGGCAAGGAAGAATATCGCACTCCCCTTGAGAGAGGTCAAGAAGATGAAGAAAGAGGAGGCGGACCGACTGGCTCTCGAGGCCTTAGATAAGGTCGGCCTGCGGGAGAAGGCGGACGCCTATCCAGGTGAGCTGTCCGGTGGGCAGCAGCAGCGTGTCGCCATCGCCCGAGCCTTTGCCATGCATCCCAAGGTCCTGCTGTTCGACGAGCCGACGTCGGCCCTCGACCCGGAACTCATCGGGGAGGTGCTGGAGGTCATGAAGAAGCTCGCTTACATGGGCATGACCATGGTCGTGGTGACGCACGAGATGGCCTTCGCCCGTGATGTCGCCGACCGTGTCATCTTCATGGATCAGGGCGTTGTAGCGGAAGAGGGCGACCCTGCGGTAATCTTCACCAAACCGAGCAATGACCGAACCAGGCAATTCCTTAAGCGTGTGCTCCAGGAGGAGCAGAACCCGCCTCCTCCTCAATAGCCACGTCCTCTTCTTTTTATAAAACGGAGTGCTAAGCGAAGTCGTATTTGGGTGTAGGGATGAAGAAGTCAGAAAGGGAAAACAAGGTTTGGTTAGACGGTAGACTGACGGGGATCCAGGATGTCCGGGTGTCCCCCCTCTCGTACGGCCTGCACTACGGATGGGGCGTCTACGAGGGCCTGAGAGCTTACGACACGACGAAGGGAAGGGCGGTGTTCCGTCTGAGGGACCACATGGCCCGATTCCTCGATTCGGCCAGGTTCTTGCAGCTGGACGTCCCATATTCCCTGGATGAGCTATGCGAGGCGGTGAAGGAGGTCTGCCGGGCCAACGGACCTCAAGCGGACTACATCCGCCCGCTCGCCTTCTATGGCGAGAACGGTGAGCTGGCGCTCAGCGCGGTGAACGTGCCCACTCACGTCGCCATCATGACCGTGCACATGGGCGCCTACATCAGGGGAGGAGCGCCGGGCGCGTCGCTCATCACCTCCTCGTGGGAGCGGCCGTCCAATCTAGCCACCTCGCTGATGGCCAAGGTCTGTGGCAACTATGTCAACTCCATCGTCGCCAAGAAGGAGGCCATGCGCCAGGGGGCCGATGAAGCGCTGATGCTCAACCACAACGGCTCGGTGGCGGAGGCCTCGGCGGAGAACGTGTTCATGGTCCGCCACGGCAAGCTCGTCACCCCCGGGCTGTCGGAGGGCATACTGGAAGGCATCACCCGGGACACCGTTATCGAACTGGCCAGGGAGCTCGGCTACGAGGTCGTGGAGAGGAGCATCACCCGCGGGGAGATTCTCATCGCTGACGAGGTGTTCATGACCGGGACCGCCGCCGAACTGCACCCGGTGCGCTCGATCGA
This DNA window, taken from Methanomassiliicoccus sp., encodes the following:
- a CDS encoding amino acid ABC transporter permease, which translates into the protein MTFRDTLNQRKEIVNKIGVAIVIILLFAIMLQSQTNAKFANQYLNATIVTVEISLVSIAMGLGIGIVMGLGRISKNFIARGIATIYIEILRGTPLLIQIFILYYGVASFHILFNPFVAGALALGLNSGAYQAEIIRGGIQSIPTGQMEAARSSGLSYLQAMRYVILPQGFRLIIPPMTNEYVTVIKDSSLAYTIGVMEITYWSSRIIPQTFDTFTILLFAALIYFTLTFSTSTIMRLVERKFRIPGYMGA
- a CDS encoding amino acid ABC transporter ATP-binding protein, translating into MVTPLIEMKNIQKSFGTNHVLKGISFKVMPGEVVAIIGPSGSGKSTLLRCINRLNEPDSGDILFDGYTIMEKDIDIDLVRSQMTMVFQGFNLFMHLTARKNIALPLREVKKMKKEEADRLALEALDKVGLREKADAYPGELSGGQQQRVAIARAFAMHPKVLLFDEPTSALDPELIGEVLEVMKKLAYMGMTMVVVTHEMAFARDVADRVIFMDQGVVAEEGDPAVIFTKPSNDRTRQFLKRVLQEEQNPPPPQ
- a CDS encoding branched-chain amino acid transaminase; translated protein: MKKSERENKVWLDGRLTGIQDVRVSPLSYGLHYGWGVYEGLRAYDTTKGRAVFRLRDHMARFLDSARFLQLDVPYSLDELCEAVKEVCRANGPQADYIRPLAFYGENGELALSAVNVPTHVAIMTVHMGAYIRGGAPGASLITSSWERPSNLATSLMAKVCGNYVNSIVAKKEAMRQGADEALMLNHNGSVAEASAENVFMVRHGKLVTPGLSEGILEGITRDTVIELARELGYEVVERSITRGEILIADEVFMTGTAAELHPVRSIDGIPIGKEVPGPVTAELRDLYSKVVRGEIEARTGWLDVIDPTIRGRKK